From a single Silene latifolia isolate original U9 population chromosome 6, ASM4854445v1, whole genome shotgun sequence genomic region:
- the LOC141587501 gene encoding glucan endo-1,3-beta-glucosidase-like, with the protein MSTSLVGAAIGVNYGLQGDNLPPPGSVINLYKQENIPLLRLFEPNHEALEALRGTGIKVALGVINDDVPNIASDLNVANQWVATNVVPYKDDVIFGWIALGNEIVPAVASSSIPGAMQNIQQALNSVGLTGIKVTTVVNTAVLGASYPPSAGEFNDASSGFMKGIINWLQSTNNPLLVTLYPYMAYASDPVNISLGYAQFNPENPIIDGQFKYYSLFEAMVDAFYAALEKNGGPNVPLVVAETGWPTAGNDPYTSVSNAQTYNQNLINKMKNVGTPKRGSSILDIFIFAMFNENQKPAGVEQNWGIHYPTMEPVYPLTF; encoded by the exons ATGTCAACTAGTTTAGTTG GTGCCGCAATTGGAGTAAATTATGGCCTACAAGGAGACAATCTTCCGCCACCAGGAAGCGTGATTAACCTCTACAAGCAAGAAAACATCCCTCTCTTAAGGTTATTCGAGCCAAACCACGAGGCGCTTGAAGCGCTACGAGGAACGGGCATAAAAGTTGCCCTAGGGGTGATCAATGACGACGTACCAAACATCGCTAGTGACTTAAATGTAGCGAACCAATGGGTCGCGACTAATGTAGTCCCATATAAAGATGACGTAATTTTTGGATGGATAGCCTTAGGCAACGAAATTGTCCCGGCCGTTGCCTCCTCGTCCATTCCCGGAGCCATGCAGAACATCCAGCAAGCCCTGAATTCAGTCGGATTAACCGGGATTAAGGTCACAACTGTGGTCAATACCGCTGTGCTTGGCGCTTCATATCCTCCTTCAGCAGGAGAATTTAATGACGCGTCAAGCGGATTTATGAAGGGAATAATAAATTGGCTACAAAGTACAAATAACCCACTTCTTGTGACATTGTACCCTTATATGGCCTATGCATCGGACCCGGTCAATATATCGTTAGGGTACGCCCAATTTAATCCGGAAAATCCCATAATCGATGGGCAATTCAAATATTATAGCCTGTTTGAGGCTATGGTGGATGCATTTTACGCGGCCTTAGAGAAAAATGGTGGGCCCAATGTACCATTGGTCGTGGCCGAAACAGGGTGGCCTACTGCAGGGAATGATCCGTATACAAGCGTATCAAATGCACAAACTTATAACCAGAACCTTATTAATAAAATGAAGAATGtcgggacaccaaaacgaggttCGAGTATATTAGATATATTTATATTTGCCATGTTTAATGAAAATCAGAAACCTGCTGGGGTTGAGCAGAATTGGGGGATTCACTATCCAACTATGGAACCAGTTTATCCCTTAACATTTTAA
- the LOC141587502 gene encoding glucan endo-1,3-beta-glucosidase-like — MRIYEPYPDVLTALGGSGITVAVGTRNEDLPSLASDANAAIAWVQNNIVAYKESVNFGWIIVGNEVIPSQYSGCVSSAMANVWNALNSFGLSTVKVSTAIHGATLGVSYPPSAGAFSEETNGVMTTILTWLSSTNNPLFVNVHPYWAFASDPTKIPLDYAMFRPAQPVVDGDLTYNSLFEAMVDAIYSAMEKSGGSGVGLIVGESGWPTSGNDPYTNVDNAKEYNQNLINLVKIKGTPKKPNDILDTFIFAMFNEDLKPAGVEQNWGLHYPDMTPIYPLTF, encoded by the exons ATGAGAATATACGAACCATACCCGGACGTCTTGACCGCGCTTGGAGGTTCCGGGATCACGGTAGCCGTTGGTACGAGGAACGAGGACTTGCCATCTCTAGCAAGCGATGCTAATGCAGCAATCGCTTGGGTACAAAACAACATTGTTGCATATAAAGAATCTGttaattttggttggattatcGTTGGGAATGAGGTGATCCCTAGCCAGTACTCGGGTTGTGTGTCGTCGGCCATGGCTAACGTTTGGAATGCATTGAATTCTTTCGGCTTATCAACTGTCAAG GTATCAACTGCGATACACGGAGCAACATTAGGGGTTTCGTACCCACCATCGGCGGGAGCCTTTTCCGAAGAAACAAATGGTGTTATGACCACCATCTTAACATGGCTAAGTAGCACAAACAATCCACTCTTCGTCAACGTCCACCCTTATTGGGCTTTCGCCTCGGATCCCACAAAAATTCCACTAGACTACGCCATGTTCCGTCCGGCCCAACCCGTTGTCGACGGAGACTTGACCTACAATAGCTTATTCGAGGCCATGGTGGACGCAATTTACTCAGCCATGGAAAAAAGTGGTGGAAGTGGTGTTGGGCTTATTGTTGGTGAAAGTGGTTGGCCCACTTCAGGAAATGATCCATATACAAATGTGGATAATGCAAAAGAATATAAtcaaaatttaattaatttggtcaAAATTAAAGGTACACCCAAAAAGCCTAATGATATTTTGGACACATTTATATTTGCAATGTTTAATGAAGATTTGAAGCCTGCTGGTGTTGAGCAAAATTGGGGGCTTCATTATCCTGATATGACTCCTATCTATCCTTTGACTTTCTAA